A portion of the Blastochloris tepida genome contains these proteins:
- a CDS encoding NADH-dependent [FeFe] hydrogenase, group A6, with the protein MDTASHTASPAAASPASAPRSHSHSHPAVDPNAAPVSLTIDGIEVTVPSGTTILAAAEKAGVRIPTLCHHADLAPAGVCRVCVVEVEGSRALQASCAYPITQPIKVNTTTKAVRKARRHIIDLMLANHYGDCYTCARNGNCELQALAKEYGVDGLKFGHTTEAKYEIDRSSGTIVRDMNKCVLCRRCVRTCNELQEVGCLTLDGRGAESKISTFADKALASVICISCGQCINRCPTGALSELDQTDEVWALLDDPAKHVVIQTAPAPRAAMGECFGLEPGTPVTFEMNSALRRIGFDGVFDTNFTADLTIIEEGTELILRLYKALVKKDPAIMLPMFTSCSPGWVKYIEHFNPDMLAHLSTAKSPQQMFGALIKTYYAEKKGIDPADIAVVSLMPCTAKKYECNRPEMVSSGFKDVDYALTTRELAKMVKEAGIDLPKLPKSDFDPPFGSATGSGVIFGATGGVMEAAIRTVIELVTGKTVENFYDHADIVPLRGFEGARMAELTIGEVGEVPAILKHLVPDWNWLKGATLKVGVAHGTANARKVLDDIKAGGPFSQCHFIEFMACPGGCLGGGGQPIPTDAEIRAARAKAIYAEDRGAPVRKSHENAAVLQLYTEFLLGGPGGHEAHQLLHTHYTPRGKFIA; encoded by the coding sequence ATGGACACCGCAAGCCACACCGCCAGCCCGGCCGCCGCCAGCCCCGCGTCCGCCCCGCGCAGCCATTCCCACAGTCATCCCGCCGTCGATCCCAATGCCGCGCCGGTGAGCCTCACCATCGACGGCATCGAGGTCACCGTGCCGAGCGGCACCACCATCCTCGCCGCGGCCGAGAAGGCCGGCGTCCGCATCCCGACGCTGTGCCACCACGCCGATCTCGCGCCGGCCGGCGTGTGCCGGGTGTGCGTGGTCGAGGTCGAGGGCTCGCGCGCGCTGCAGGCGTCGTGCGCCTATCCGATCACCCAGCCGATCAAGGTCAACACCACCACCAAGGCGGTGCGCAAGGCGCGGCGCCACATCATCGACCTGATGCTCGCCAACCATTATGGCGATTGCTACACCTGCGCCCGCAACGGCAATTGCGAGCTGCAGGCGCTGGCCAAGGAATACGGCGTCGACGGCCTCAAGTTCGGCCACACCACGGAGGCGAAATACGAGATCGACCGCTCCAGCGGCACCATCGTGCGCGACATGAACAAGTGCGTGCTGTGCCGGCGCTGCGTGCGCACCTGCAACGAGCTGCAGGAGGTCGGCTGCCTCACCCTCGATGGGCGCGGCGCCGAATCCAAGATCTCCACCTTCGCCGACAAGGCGCTGGCCTCGGTGATCTGCATCAGCTGCGGCCAGTGCATCAATCGCTGCCCGACCGGCGCGCTGAGCGAGCTCGACCAGACCGACGAGGTGTGGGCGCTGCTCGACGATCCCGCCAAGCACGTGGTGATCCAGACCGCGCCGGCGCCGCGCGCGGCGATGGGCGAATGCTTCGGGCTCGAGCCCGGCACGCCGGTGACGTTCGAGATGAACTCGGCGCTGCGGCGCATCGGCTTCGACGGGGTGTTCGACACCAACTTCACCGCCGACCTCACCATCATCGAGGAGGGCACCGAGCTGATCCTGCGGCTCTACAAGGCGCTGGTGAAGAAGGATCCCGCCATCATGCTGCCGATGTTCACCTCCTGCTCGCCGGGCTGGGTGAAATACATCGAGCACTTCAACCCGGACATGCTGGCGCACCTGTCGACGGCCAAGAGCCCGCAGCAGATGTTCGGCGCGCTGATCAAGACCTACTACGCCGAGAAGAAGGGCATCGATCCCGCCGACATCGCGGTGGTGTCGCTGATGCCCTGCACCGCCAAGAAGTACGAGTGCAACCGGCCGGAGATGGTCTCCAGCGGCTTCAAGGACGTCGATTACGCGCTGACCACCCGCGAGCTCGCCAAGATGGTGAAGGAGGCGGGCATCGACCTGCCCAAGCTGCCGAAGTCGGACTTCGATCCGCCGTTCGGCTCGGCCACCGGCTCGGGCGTCATCTTCGGCGCCACCGGCGGCGTGATGGAGGCGGCGATCCGCACCGTGATCGAGCTGGTCACCGGCAAGACGGTGGAGAACTTCTACGACCATGCCGACATCGTGCCGCTGCGCGGCTTCGAGGGCGCGCGCATGGCGGAGCTCACCATCGGCGAGGTGGGCGAGGTGCCGGCCATTCTCAAGCACCTCGTGCCCGACTGGAACTGGCTGAAGGGCGCGACGCTGAAGGTCGGCGTCGCCCACGGCACCGCCAATGCCCGCAAGGTGCTCGACGACATCAAGGCCGGCGGGCCGTTCAGCCAGTGCCACTTCATCGAGTTCATGGCGTGCCCGGGCGGCTGCCTCGGCGGCGGCGGCCAGCCGATCCCGACCGATGCCGAGATCCGGGCGGCGCGCGCCAAGGCGATCTATGCCGAGGACCGCGGCGCGCCGGTGCGCAAGTCGCACGAGAACGCCGCCGTGCTGCAGCTCTACACCGAGTTCCTGCTCGGCGGACCGGGCGGGCACGAGGCGCACCAGCTGCTGCACACCCACTACACGCCGCGCGGCAAGTTCATCGCGTGA
- a CDS encoding TldD/PmbA family protein has product MTDLVDLSALEERVQNLLTAARKAGADQADAVAIRSVSLSVNVREGRVEEGTRSENDEFGLRVFVGRRQAVVSTNDAIHLNPDRLAERAVAMARAAPEDPFAGLADPGRLAQSVPDLDLLDPVLPGATALEALARAAEEAALAMPGVTKSSGASAAAGLGGFVLATSEGFRGAYVESQHSLSMTAIAGEGTAMEQDWDYSSARHAADLADAAAIGRKAAERAVRRLNPKKIATTRVPVIFDPRVANSLVGHIASAINGAAIARRTSFLLDKLGTAILPPGTRVIDDPLRPRGLGSRPFDGEGVAGAPLAVVEDGVLASWLLDSATARELGLATTGHARRGAGGSPSPSPSNLYLAAGHVSPRELIADIRDGFYITDLIGMGASIVTGDYSRGASGVWIENGELTYPVAEVTIAGNLADMFRALTPADDLEFRYSTNAPTLRVEGLTIAGR; this is encoded by the coding sequence ATGACCGATCTCGTCGACCTGTCGGCGCTGGAAGAGCGCGTCCAGAATCTCCTCACTGCCGCCCGCAAGGCGGGCGCCGATCAGGCCGATGCCGTCGCCATCCGCAGCGTGTCGCTGTCGGTCAATGTGCGCGAGGGCCGGGTCGAGGAAGGCACCCGCTCCGAGAATGACGAGTTCGGCCTGCGGGTGTTCGTCGGCCGGCGGCAGGCGGTCGTCTCCACCAATGACGCGATCCACCTCAATCCCGACCGGCTGGCCGAGCGGGCGGTGGCGATGGCGCGCGCCGCGCCCGAGGATCCGTTCGCCGGCCTCGCCGATCCCGGCCGGCTGGCGCAAAGCGTGCCCGACCTCGATCTGCTCGATCCCGTCCTGCCCGGCGCCACGGCGCTGGAGGCGCTGGCCCGCGCCGCCGAGGAGGCCGCCCTCGCCATGCCCGGCGTCACCAAATCGAGCGGCGCCTCGGCGGCGGCCGGGCTCGGCGGCTTCGTGCTGGCGACATCGGAGGGGTTCCGCGGCGCCTATGTGGAGTCCCAGCACAGCCTGTCGATGACCGCCATTGCCGGCGAGGGCACGGCGATGGAGCAGGACTGGGACTACAGTTCGGCGCGCCATGCCGCCGACCTCGCGGACGCCGCCGCCATCGGCCGCAAGGCCGCCGAGCGGGCGGTGCGCCGGCTCAACCCGAAGAAGATCGCCACCACCCGCGTGCCGGTGATCTTCGATCCGCGCGTCGCCAACAGCCTGGTCGGCCACATCGCCTCGGCGATCAACGGCGCGGCGATCGCCCGCCGCACCAGCTTCCTGCTCGACAAGCTCGGCACAGCGATCCTGCCTCCCGGCACCCGCGTCATCGACGATCCGCTGCGCCCGCGCGGCCTGGGCTCGCGCCCGTTCGACGGCGAGGGCGTGGCCGGGGCGCCGCTGGCGGTGGTCGAGGACGGGGTGCTCGCCTCCTGGCTGCTCGACAGCGCCACCGCCCGCGAGCTCGGCCTCGCCACCACCGGCCATGCCCGGCGCGGAGCCGGCGGCTCGCCCAGCCCCTCGCCCTCCAACCTCTACCTCGCCGCCGGGCACGTGAGCCCGCGCGAGCTGATCGCCGACATCCGCGACGGCTTCTACATCACCGACCTGATCGGCATGGGCGCCAGCATCGTCACCGGCGACTATTCGCGCGGCGCGTCGGGCGTGTGGATCGAGAATGGCGAGCTGACCTATCCGGTGGCGGAGGTGACGATCGCCGGCAACCTCGCCGACATGTTCCGCGCGCTGACGCCGGCCGACGACCTCGAATTCCGCTATTCGACCAATGCGCCGACGCTGCGGGTGGAGGGGCTGACAATTGCCGGCCGCTGA
- a CDS encoding NAD(P)H-dependent oxidoreductase subunit E, translating to MLLTEQDKQKAQISQLADAHARKRSALIPILQTVQRDYGEVSQFALQHIADVLGLHAADVYSVATFYQFINTAPKGKFIIRLSRDMSSMMKGAKIVARQLENDLGIKFGETTPDGMFTLEWTSCIGMNYQAPAMLINNEVFSNLTPQRAHLIIEDCLQGFRSHRPTVGKIGETYSSALTYASHEAEAGLRRALTMSPAEVVSEVAASGIRGRGGAGFPTGTKWRLAAAAKGDLKYIVCNADEGEPGTFKDRILLSRFADVVFEGMTIAAYAVGAREGVIYLRAEYTFLKTQLEAALAARRQTGLLGKNILGRDGFDFDIRIHMGAGAYVCGEETALIESLEGRRGHPRNRPPYPIDVGLNGMPTVVNNVETLSSISCILARGAAWFASIGTERSKGFKLFSVSGDCTRPGVYELPWGITVEELLETVGGGNAKAVQVGGYSGQLIPASQFDRRLAYEDLGIGGSVIVYGQDRDMLDVAENYFEFFVDESCGQCTPCRDGNVKLLEGIRALRQGKCSSRYLNELISLCETIQVSSKCGLGQLSPNILIAINTHFRDEILARPVMGQH from the coding sequence ATGTTGCTGACGGAACAGGACAAGCAGAAGGCGCAGATTTCCCAGCTCGCCGATGCGCACGCCCGCAAACGTTCGGCCCTGATTCCCATCCTGCAGACCGTGCAGCGCGATTATGGCGAGGTGTCGCAGTTCGCCCTGCAGCACATCGCCGACGTACTCGGCCTGCACGCCGCCGATGTCTATTCGGTCGCCACCTTCTACCAGTTCATCAACACCGCGCCGAAGGGCAAGTTCATCATCCGGCTCAGCCGCGACATGTCGTCGATGATGAAGGGGGCCAAGATCGTCGCGCGCCAGCTCGAGAACGATCTCGGCATCAAGTTCGGCGAGACCACGCCCGACGGCATGTTCACGCTCGAATGGACGAGCTGCATCGGCATGAACTACCAGGCGCCGGCGATGCTGATCAACAATGAGGTGTTCTCCAACCTCACGCCGCAGCGCGCCCATCTGATCATCGAGGACTGCCTGCAGGGCTTCCGCTCGCACCGGCCGACCGTCGGCAAGATCGGCGAGACCTACTCCTCCGCCCTCACCTATGCCAGCCACGAGGCCGAGGCCGGCCTGCGCCGGGCGCTGACGATGAGCCCGGCCGAAGTGGTGAGCGAGGTCGCCGCCTCCGGCATCCGCGGCCGCGGCGGCGCCGGCTTTCCGACCGGCACCAAATGGCGGCTCGCCGCCGCCGCCAAGGGCGACCTCAAATACATCGTCTGCAATGCCGACGAGGGCGAGCCCGGCACCTTCAAGGACCGCATCCTGCTCAGCCGCTTCGCCGATGTGGTGTTCGAGGGCATGACGATCGCCGCCTATGCGGTGGGGGCGCGCGAAGGCGTGATCTATCTGCGCGCCGAATACACCTTCCTCAAGACGCAGCTCGAAGCCGCACTGGCAGCACGCCGCCAGACCGGCCTGCTCGGCAAGAACATCCTCGGCCGCGACGGCTTCGATTTCGACATCCGCATCCATATGGGCGCCGGCGCCTATGTGTGCGGCGAGGAGACCGCGCTGATCGAATCGCTCGAAGGCCGGCGCGGCCATCCGCGCAACCGCCCGCCCTACCCGATCGATGTCGGCCTCAACGGCATGCCGACGGTGGTCAACAATGTCGAGACGCTGTCCTCGATCTCCTGCATCCTGGCCCGCGGCGCGGCGTGGTTCGCCTCGATCGGCACCGAGCGCTCGAAGGGCTTCAAGCTGTTCAGCGTGTCGGGCGACTGCACGCGCCCCGGCGTCTACGAGCTGCCGTGGGGCATCACCGTCGAAGAGCTGCTGGAGACGGTCGGCGGCGGCAACGCCAAGGCGGTGCAGGTCGGCGGCTATTCCGGCCAGCTCATCCCCGCCTCGCAGTTCGACCGCCGTCTCGCCTATGAGGACCTCGGCATCGGCGGCTCGGTGATCGTCTACGGCCAGGACCGCGACATGCTCGACGTCGCCGAGAACTATTTCGAGTTCTTCGTCGACGAATCCTGCGGCCAGTGCACGCCGTGCCGCGACGGCAACGTCAAGCTGCTCGAAGGCATCCGGGCGCTGCGCCAGGGCAAGTGCTCGAGCCGCTATCTCAACGAGCTGATCAGCCTGTGCGAGACCATCCAGGTGTCGTCCAAATGCGGCCTCGGCCAGCTCAGCCCCAACATCCTGATCGCCATCAACACCCACTTCCGGGACGAGATTCTCGCACGTCCCGTGATGGGCCAGCACTGA
- a CDS encoding 16S rRNA (uracil(1498)-N(3))-methyltransferase, with translation MAAYEFDAVRLFAEGTFAPDAEISIGPDATNYLANVLRLRVGDEFLLFNGRDGEWRARIADLKKRGATLVLAGRTRPQTAPCDLWYLFAPLKHARLDYMVQKAVEMGASLLQPVMTRRTQASRVNLERMHANAIEAAEQCGILSVAEVRPPAALDDLLAAWPAERTLVFCDEDAPPGGAPTALAAAPEGPLAVLVGPEGGFDPIERERLRALPGVVRLSLGPRILRADTAAVAALALVQAIRGDWR, from the coding sequence ATGGCCGCATATGAGTTCGACGCCGTCCGGCTGTTCGCCGAAGGGACGTTCGCGCCCGACGCCGAGATTTCGATTGGACCGGATGCGACCAATTACCTCGCCAATGTGCTGCGGCTGCGGGTCGGCGATGAGTTTCTTCTCTTCAACGGCCGCGACGGCGAATGGCGGGCGCGCATCGCCGATCTCAAGAAGCGCGGCGCGACGCTGGTGCTGGCCGGCCGGACCCGGCCGCAGACCGCGCCGTGCGATCTCTGGTACCTGTTCGCGCCGCTCAAGCACGCGCGGCTCGACTACATGGTGCAGAAGGCGGTGGAGATGGGCGCCTCGTTGCTCCAGCCGGTGATGACGCGGCGCACCCAGGCCTCGCGCGTCAATCTGGAGCGCATGCACGCCAACGCCATCGAGGCGGCCGAGCAGTGCGGCATCCTGTCGGTCGCCGAGGTGCGGCCGCCGGCCGCGCTCGACGATCTCCTCGCGGCGTGGCCGGCCGAGCGCACGCTGGTGTTCTGCGACGAGGACGCCCCGCCGGGCGGCGCGCCGACAGCGCTCGCCGCGGCGCCCGAGGGGCCGCTCGCGGTGCTGGTGGGGCCGGAAGGCGGGTTCGACCCGATCGAGCGCGAGCGCCTGCGCGCGCTGCCCGGCGTGGTGCGGCTGTCGCTCGGCCCGCGCATCCTGCGCGCCGACACCGCCGCCGTCGCCGCGCTGGCGCTGGTGCAGGCGATCCGCGGCGACTGGCGCTAA
- a CDS encoding DUF4170 domain-containing protein, whose product MTAADPAPMRDFIVHLFTVHLHRLLDPEHQPRI is encoded by the coding sequence ATGACGGCAGCCGACCCCGCCCCGATGCGCGATTTCATCGTCCACCTGTTCACCGTCCACCTGCACCGCCTGCTCGATCCCGAGCACCAACCGCGGATCTGA
- a CDS encoding 3'(2'),5'-bisphosphate nucleotidase CysQ gives MPAADPLADPEAARAALIEAVAEAGDIALRFFRADPRSWTKGAAKSPVTEADVAIDVFLRQRLIARAPAYGWLSEETQDSAERLTRRRLWIVDPIDGTRAYMAGGTDWTISAALVEDGRAIAAALFAPVSREMFSASLGRGATRNGVPISAGERTDPAGARMAGPKQGYPAVTTILENAGQVERIRSLALRIARVAEGTLDAAFAGAGGNDWDLAAADLLMHEAGGRLTTHAGADLVFNRPKPVHGALVAAGAALHPPLLARLASFAPPPLAERSL, from the coding sequence TTGCCGGCCGCTGACCCCCTCGCCGATCCCGAGGCGGCGCGCGCCGCCCTCATCGAGGCGGTGGCCGAGGCCGGCGACATCGCGCTGCGGTTCTTCCGCGCCGACCCGCGCTCCTGGACCAAGGGCGCCGCCAAGTCGCCGGTGACCGAGGCCGACGTCGCCATCGACGTGTTCCTGCGCCAGCGGCTGATCGCCCGCGCCCCCGCCTATGGCTGGCTATCGGAGGAGACCCAGGATTCCGCCGAGCGGCTGACCCGGCGGCGGCTGTGGATCGTCGATCCGATCGACGGCACCCGCGCCTACATGGCCGGCGGCACCGACTGGACGATCTCGGCGGCGCTGGTGGAGGACGGCCGGGCCATCGCCGCGGCGCTGTTCGCGCCGGTCTCGCGCGAGATGTTCTCCGCCAGCCTCGGCCGCGGCGCCACCCGCAACGGCGTGCCGATTTCGGCCGGCGAGCGCACCGACCCGGCCGGCGCGCGCATGGCCGGCCCCAAGCAGGGCTATCCGGCGGTGACGACGATTTTGGAGAACGCCGGGCAGGTCGAGCGGATACGCTCGCTGGCGCTGCGCATCGCCCGGGTGGCGGAGGGCACGCTCGACGCCGCCTTCGCCGGGGCCGGCGGCAACGACTGGGACCTTGCGGCGGCCGACCTTTTGATGCACGAAGCCGGTGGCCGGCTGACGACGCATGCCGGCGCGGATCTGGTGTTCAACCGTCCGAAGCCCGTGCATGGCGCCCTGGTTGCAGCCGGCGCCGCGTTGCACCCGCCACTGCTCGCCCGTCTCGCCAGCTTCGCCCCCCCTCCCCTCGCCGAGCGCTCCCTATGA
- a CDS encoding Spy/CpxP family protein refolding chaperone, translated as MKISTMVLGAALAATLAGGVAQAQPAPGQTGSPPPGASRWQPDAADRAAMLDARLAALKAGLKLTPEQEKLWPPVEKAIRDEAAKRQARMEEMRKLRAESKGPLDVLERLKLRADRMSESAADLKQLIEAVTPLHAKLDDAQKRRLGALLRFSERRFGPSGPDGKGPPHGPMMRM; from the coding sequence ATGAAGATTTCCACGATGGTGCTCGGCGCGGCGCTGGCTGCCACGTTGGCCGGCGGTGTCGCGCAGGCCCAGCCGGCGCCGGGCCAGACCGGTTCGCCCCCGCCGGGGGCCAGCCGCTGGCAGCCCGATGCGGCCGACCGCGCCGCCATGCTCGATGCCCGTCTCGCCGCGCTCAAGGCCGGCCTCAAGCTCACGCCCGAGCAGGAGAAGCTGTGGCCGCCGGTGGAGAAGGCCATTCGCGACGAAGCGGCCAAGCGTCAGGCCCGGATGGAGGAGATGCGCAAGCTGCGCGCCGAGAGCAAGGGGCCGCTCGACGTGCTGGAGCGCCTGAAGCTGCGCGCCGACCGGATGTCGGAGTCGGCGGCCGATCTCAAGCAGCTCATCGAGGCGGTGACGCCGCTGCACGCCAAGCTCGACGACGCCCAGAAGCGCCGGCTCGGCGCGCTGCTGCGGTTCAGCGAGCGCCGGTTCGGCCCCTCGGGCCCCGACGGCAAGGGCCCGCCCCACGGCCCGATGATGCGCATGTGA
- a CDS encoding lysophospholipid acyltransferase family protein has product MWKRLARSPAFRRAAGAFLAGYLRLVARTGRPVWEPLDIYDRLDPDLPIILTFWHGQHFLSPFVMKPGMKAKVLVSRHADGDINAIAAERFGVGTIRGSGDHKGRFHRKGGVSAFLEMVDSLAEGYNIAVTADVPKVSRKAGLGVVMLARASGRPIYPLAIESSRRIVLPSWDKASVDLPFARLAFVAGEPIRISADADDTELEACRRLLQDRLEAAHQRAAELTGRGPR; this is encoded by the coding sequence GTGTGGAAGCGTCTTGCCCGCTCGCCGGCATTCCGGCGGGCCGCCGGTGCCTTTCTCGCCGGCTATCTGCGCCTTGTCGCCCGCACCGGCCGGCCGGTGTGGGAGCCGCTCGACATCTACGACCGGCTCGACCCCGATCTGCCGATCATCCTGACCTTCTGGCACGGGCAGCATTTCCTGTCGCCGTTCGTCATGAAGCCGGGGATGAAGGCCAAGGTGCTGGTGTCGCGCCACGCCGACGGCGACATCAACGCCATCGCCGCCGAGCGCTTCGGCGTCGGCACCATTCGCGGCTCGGGCGACCACAAGGGCCGCTTCCACCGCAAGGGCGGGGTCTCGGCCTTCCTGGAGATGGTCGACAGCCTCGCCGAGGGCTACAACATCGCGGTGACCGCCGACGTGCCGAAGGTCTCGCGCAAGGCCGGGCTCGGCGTGGTGATGCTGGCGCGCGCCAGCGGCCGGCCGATCTATCCGCTCGCCATCGAATCGAGCCGCCGCATCGTGCTGCCCTCCTGGGACAAGGCCAGCGTCGACCTGCCGTTCGCGCGGCTGGCCTTCGTGGCCGGCGAGCCCATTCGAATTTCCGCGGATGCTGACGATACGGAACTGGAAGCCTGCCGCCGTCTGCTGCAGGATCGCCTCGAAGCCGCGCACCAGCGCGCGGCCGAGTTGACCGGCCGAGGACCACGCTGA
- the ubiA gene encoding 4-hydroxybenzoate octaprenyltransferase, whose amino-acid sequence MSGQTAHDLRVADAVPDHWADKYTPLGVRPYLRLARIERPIGWWLLLLPCWWSAALAAIAGGAAYPNPWHLVLFLIGAIAMRGAGCTWNDILDRDIDVKVERTRQRPLASGQIRTRAAAAFLVLLGLIGLAVLVQFNGFTIVLGLISMLVVVIYPLMKRITWWPQAFLGIAFSWGALMGWAGAFGRLDPAPLLLYAGAIAWVIGYDTIYAHQDREDDELVGVKSTARLFGTRSREALIALYGAAAVLIGAAVVLAGGHAIALIGVAAFAGHLAWQIRRLDIADPALCLKLFKSNREAGLILFLALSLDAAVQALA is encoded by the coding sequence GTGAGCGGACAGACAGCGCACGACCTCCGCGTCGCCGACGCGGTTCCCGACCATTGGGCGGACAAGTACACGCCTCTCGGCGTGAGGCCCTATCTGCGGCTGGCGCGCATCGAGCGGCCGATCGGCTGGTGGCTCTTGCTGCTGCCGTGCTGGTGGTCGGCGGCGCTGGCCGCCATCGCCGGCGGCGCGGCCTATCCGAACCCCTGGCACCTCGTGCTGTTTTTGATCGGCGCCATCGCCATGCGCGGCGCCGGCTGCACCTGGAACGACATTCTCGACCGCGACATCGACGTGAAGGTCGAGCGCACCCGCCAGCGGCCTCTCGCCTCGGGCCAGATCCGCACCCGGGCGGCCGCCGCCTTCCTGGTGCTGCTGGGGCTGATCGGGCTTGCCGTGCTGGTGCAGTTCAATGGCTTCACCATCGTCCTCGGCCTGATCTCGATGCTGGTGGTGGTCATCTACCCGCTGATGAAGCGCATCACCTGGTGGCCGCAGGCGTTCCTCGGCATCGCCTTCTCCTGGGGGGCGCTGATGGGCTGGGCCGGCGCCTTCGGCCGGCTCGATCCGGCGCCGCTCCTGCTCTATGCCGGCGCGATCGCCTGGGTGATCGGCTACGACACCATCTATGCCCACCAGGACCGCGAGGATGACGAGCTGGTCGGCGTCAAGTCGACCGCGCGGCTGTTCGGCACCCGCTCGCGCGAGGCGCTGATCGCGCTCTATGGCGCGGCGGCGGTGCTGATCGGCGCGGCGGTGGTGCTGGCCGGCGGCCATGCCATCGCGCTGATCGGGGTCGCGGCCTTCGCCGGCCATCTGGCGTGGCAGATCCGCCGACTCGACATCGCCGACCCGGCGCTGTGCCTCAAGCTGTTCAAGTCGAACCGCGAGGCCGGGCTGATCCTGTTTCTCGCCCTCAGCCTCGATGCCGCGGTGCAGGCGCTCGCCTGA
- a CDS encoding 3-deoxy-D-manno-octulosonic acid transferase: MGRPVWSGLALAAYRGLAAGVRPLVPLYLDRRARRGKEDAKRLGERYGRASADRPPGPLIWTHGASVGETLAIMPLLDRLCGRGFNVLLTSGTLTSAQLAARRAPPGVIHQFAPLDVPAYVARFLGHWQPDLALFAESELWPNLIVQTTGRGTPVILVNGRMSETSFRRWSNLKTVSGSLLSRIDLCLAQSREAARRYETLGTPRVTTTGNLKFDTPPPPADAHEVAALAQRVAGRPVVLAASTHPGEEDAIYAAHRALRDHSPGLLTIVVPRHPERGAEVTALAEREGLVALQRSRGHLPDQGTEVYVADTIGELGLFYRLAPIVFMGGSLVKRGGQNPIEPAKLECAVVHGPHVFNFAEVYEALDQARGAMAVADVGALARALALLLTSPDTVRRIALDGRATVEQFTGALERTLAAIDPYLIQLRLGRT; this comes from the coding sequence ATGGGCAGACCTGTCTGGAGTGGGCTCGCGCTGGCCGCCTATCGCGGCCTCGCGGCGGGTGTGCGGCCGTTGGTGCCGCTCTATCTCGACCGCCGGGCGCGCCGCGGCAAGGAAGACGCCAAGCGCCTCGGCGAGCGCTACGGCCGCGCCTCGGCCGACCGGCCACCCGGCCCGCTGATCTGGACGCACGGCGCCAGCGTCGGCGAGACGCTGGCGATCATGCCGCTGCTCGACCGGCTTTGCGGCCGCGGCTTCAACGTCCTGCTCACCTCGGGCACGCTGACCTCGGCGCAGCTCGCCGCGCGCCGGGCGCCGCCGGGCGTCATCCACCAGTTCGCGCCGCTCGACGTGCCGGCCTATGTGGCGCGCTTCCTCGGCCACTGGCAGCCCGATCTGGCGCTGTTCGCCGAATCCGAGCTGTGGCCCAATCTGATCGTGCAGACAACCGGGCGCGGCACGCCGGTGATCCTGGTCAACGGCCGGATGTCGGAGACCTCGTTCCGGCGGTGGTCCAACCTGAAGACGGTGTCGGGCTCGCTGCTGTCGCGCATCGACCTCTGCCTCGCCCAGAGCCGCGAGGCGGCGCGGCGCTACGAGACGCTGGGCACGCCGCGGGTGACCACCACCGGCAATCTCAAGTTCGACACGCCGCCGCCGCCCGCCGACGCCCATGAGGTGGCGGCGCTGGCCCAGCGCGTGGCCGGGCGGCCGGTGGTGCTGGCCGCCTCCACCCATCCCGGCGAGGAGGACGCGATCTACGCCGCCCACCGGGCGCTGCGCGACCATTCGCCGGGGCTGCTCACCATCGTCGTGCCGCGCCATCCCGAGCGCGGCGCCGAGGTGACGGCGCTGGCCGAGCGGGAGGGGCTGGTGGCGCTGCAGCGCTCGCGCGGCCATCTGCCCGACCAGGGCACCGAGGTCTATGTCGCCGACACGATCGGCGAGCTCGGCCTGTTCTACCGGCTGGCGCCGATCGTGTTCATGGGCGGCTCGCTGGTGAAGCGCGGCGGGCAGAACCCGATCGAGCCGGCCAAGCTCGAATGCGCTGTGGTGCACGGCCCGCACGTGTTCAATTTCGCCGAGGTCTACGAGGCGCTCGATCAGGCGCGCGGGGCGATGGCGGTCGCCGATGTCGGCGCGCTCGCCCGCGCCCTTGCGCTGCTGCTCACCAGCCCCGACACGGTGAGGCGCATCGCGCTCGACGGCCGGGCCACGGTCGAGCAGTTCACCGGCGCGCTCGAACGCACACTGGCGGCGATCGACCCCTATCTGATCCAGCTTCGCCTCGGCCGCACCTGA
- a CDS encoding DUF6101 family protein, producing MPARFAAVDPAADGRVRDIEIDRNRVVVRRAVAGIRMRLNVPIESYLGVVVRIEPGPAPSYGNIAVVLAHRDPALSVTLSAAGDCDDVIADWQAWSKSLGCPMLVGDGEGAWREPMSRLGALVVTPAVPRRRRRSAHVKRRPRALMRRKPGRPALTALVYRDEREIIART from the coding sequence TTGCCTGCGCGTTTCGCCGCGGTCGACCCGGCGGCCGATGGACGGGTGCGCGACATCGAGATCGACCGCAACCGCGTGGTGGTGCGGCGGGCGGTGGCCGGCATCCGCATGCGGCTCAATGTGCCGATCGAGAGCTATCTCGGCGTGGTGGTGCGCATCGAGCCCGGCCCGGCGCCGTCCTACGGCAACATCGCCGTGGTGCTGGCCCATCGCGACCCGGCGCTGTCGGTGACGCTGTCGGCGGCCGGCGATTGCGACGACGTGATCGCCGACTGGCAGGCGTGGTCGAAGAGCCTCGGCTGCCCGATGCTGGTCGGCGACGGCGAGGGGGCGTGGCGCGAGCCGATGTCCCGCCTCGGCGCCCTGGTGGTCACCCCGGCCGTGCCGCGCCGCCGCCGCCGCTCGGCCCACGTCAAGCGCCGCCCGCGCGCCCTGATGCGGCGCAAGCCCGGCCGCCCGGCGCTCACCGCATTGGTCTATCGCGACGAGCGCGAGATCATCGCACGGACGTAG